ACGATTTTTAAATCACCAGAAGATTTTGACAATTTTGAGTTACCCAATCCTAATGCTCAGGGTTGGACATTAGCCACTGAACATGCAAAGAGAATTCTAGAAGACAAACTTGCAATCGCTGCATTCATAAGGGATCCTTTTGCCCATTCATGGGAGATGTTTACACCCTTGAATTTTGTTAGATGGACATATCAGAATCCACAAGTAATCAAAAAAGCTATTGAAAAGATTGCTGATTTCAATATAGAAATTATCAAACGCATGGCTGAGACTGGCGCTGATCTCATAATGAGTGGAGGTGATTACTGTGAGGAAAAAGGCCCAATGGTTCCTATAAAATTCTTTGATGAAGTAATATTTCCAAATCTAAAAAGACAGGTCGAAGCTGCACATAAAAACGGAATGAAATTTATAAAACATACAGATGGAAACATAAATCCATTGTTAGAAAGTCTATCAAATATAGTTGATGGATTGCACTCACTAGATCCCACAGCTGGCGTTGATATTGGCGAAGTTAAAGAAAGATATGGCGATAGATTAGTTCTAATAGGAAATATTGCTGTTGACAATCTTACTAAGAAAAATAAAGAAGAGATCATACAGGAAACAAAAAATGTCATCCAGAAAGCCTCTCCTGGTGGTGGACATATAATATCTTCAAGTAATTCATGGGCAAGTGGCGCTAAACTCGAAAATTGTTTAACAATGGTAAGAACAGCCAGAGAGCATGGAGCGTATCCAATAAAAGTCTGAGATAAGTAATTCTTCGTTTGGCAATATAAAAAAGGAAATTCTTCGATTGAATAAAAAAAATACAAAAGGTAAAAAATTATTTCGATTAAAACCAGTTTCTAATAGATTATTGAGTAGTTTATTAATTATAGCTGGAACATTTTTTGTAGTATTGGGAATTATTGGAATAGCTTTACCGATACTTCCAACTACTCCATTCCTTATAATTGCTGCTGCATGT
This genomic stretch from Candidatus Bathyarchaeota archaeon harbors:
- a CDS encoding uroporphyrinogen decarboxylase family protein translates to MNKRERVLKTLNIEEPDLVPITEMDIEIPLMETIMGKKFPATTSLQTQVIVDRELEKKSTEFRIECYQKLNFDLILTDLSAPEGWEPKVDSEGKMVDLWGRILALDKQTRAWVPYDTIFKSPEDFDNFELPNPNAQGWTLATEHAKRILEDKLAIAAFIRDPFAHSWEMFTPLNFVRWTYQNPQVIKKAIEKIADFNIEIIKRMAETGADLIMSGGDYCEEKGPMVPIKFFDEVIFPNLKRQVEAAHKNGMKFIKHTDGNINPLLESLSNIVDGLHSLDPTAGVDIGEVKERYGDRLVLIGNIAVDNLTKKNKEEIIQETKNVIQKASPGGGHIISSSNSWASGAKLENCLTMVRTAREHGAYPIKV